In Banduia mediterranea, the genomic stretch AAAGAAAGTCCCAATAAAAGCTGTTAATTCCTGGCTTTTGCCTTTGCGCCTCCACGTCTTTGCGCGAGAAATCCAATGCCTTTCGCAATCAGGGCTTGGCGGCGATTACATCGATCTCGACCAGCATGCCCGGTGCCACCAGACCCGCAACCTGCACGGTAGTGCGCGCCGGCAGATTCGGCTGCGCCTCGCCACCGAAGAACTGGGTGTAGCCCGCCATGAAACCCTCGAAGTCGAGCATGCCGTCGGCCTCCGGAACGCCGACCAGAAAGGCCTGCATCTTCACCACATCGCCCATGTCCAGACCCATGCCGGCCAGGGTTTCCTGAATACGCGTCAGCGCCGAAACGGTTTGGGTCTCGGTATCGCCCCAGAACTCGGCGCTGAACTTCTCGGCATCCGGCTTGGCCGGCGCCGGGGTCTTGCCGCTGAGGTACACCAGCGTCGTGTCGGCCGGCACTTCAACGGCGTTGGCGATCGGAAAGTCC encodes the following:
- a CDS encoding RidA family protein, which produces MNKIQSLTVFATAALLLAACSPGPADAEKSVDSGMAPAPKTEVKRYPIPGSDFPIANAVEVPADTTLVYLSGKTPAPAKPDAEKFSAEFWGDTETQTVSALTRIQETLAGMGLDMGDVVKMQAFLVGVPEADGMLDFEGFMAGYTQFFGGEAQPNLPARTTVQVAGLVAPGMLVEIDVIAAKP